A single region of the Sulfitobacter geojensis genome encodes:
- a CDS encoding mechanosensitive ion channel family protein gives MNDLTDPFADFIATLEGIWLSAQSFLMGVMAPGWRQNQVLIVVGLALLSWAMHGRCVQLLESYVRSREGWAKWQLRFIVQLKQRLGLIIFAILAGCTYFVMQNITWPSRSYLIGLAATLAAVLVGTAFAAQLVHDRFLRRIVRWSLWVYATLYLLNLSDDVAGFLDNVALELGEFRLSILTLITALVVIGVLLMMARFASRATASTIRKNQDISPSMQVLAVKGVQLALYGVAFYMGVKAVGIDLTGLAVLSGAIGVGLGFGLQKVVSNLVSGVIILLDKSIKPGDVISLGETFGWIQTLGARYASVVTRDGKEYLIPNEDLITGQVVNWSHSDDFVRLDIHFGTAYGDDPHQVRKLAIAAASGVDRVLTFKPPVCHIVGFGDSSVDYILRFWIKDPTGGLTNIRGNVFLALWDAFQENEISIPFPQREVLMLEDSKLSVRNKTGAD, from the coding sequence ATGAACGATCTAACCGACCCTTTTGCGGATTTCATTGCCACGCTGGAAGGCATCTGGTTGTCTGCCCAGTCGTTCCTCATGGGGGTGATGGCCCCGGGGTGGCGGCAAAATCAGGTGTTAATTGTTGTCGGTTTGGCCTTGCTGTCATGGGCGATGCACGGGCGTTGCGTGCAGCTTCTGGAAAGCTATGTTCGTTCGCGCGAGGGCTGGGCGAAATGGCAATTGCGTTTCATCGTACAGCTTAAACAACGCCTTGGGCTGATCATTTTTGCCATACTGGCCGGCTGCACCTATTTCGTCATGCAGAATATCACATGGCCGTCACGATCCTATCTGATTGGTTTGGCGGCGACGTTAGCCGCAGTGCTGGTGGGCACGGCATTTGCCGCGCAACTGGTGCACGACAGGTTTCTGCGGCGCATCGTGCGGTGGTCCTTGTGGGTCTATGCCACGCTATATTTGTTAAACCTGTCCGATGATGTCGCCGGATTTCTGGACAATGTTGCGCTGGAGCTGGGCGAATTCAGGCTATCCATCCTAACGTTGATCACGGCGCTGGTGGTGATCGGTGTCTTGTTGATGATGGCGCGCTTCGCCAGTCGGGCGACGGCCAGCACCATTCGCAAGAATCAGGACATCAGCCCGTCCATGCAGGTCTTGGCGGTCAAAGGTGTGCAGCTCGCCTTGTATGGTGTAGCGTTTTACATGGGCGTCAAAGCGGTTGGCATTGATCTGACCGGTCTTGCGGTGCTGTCGGGTGCGATTGGTGTCGGCCTTGGTTTTGGTCTGCAAAAGGTGGTGTCGAACCTTGTGTCCGGCGTGATCATCCTGCTGGATAAGTCGATCAAACCGGGGGATGTGATTTCGCTGGGCGAGACCTTTGGCTGGATTCAAACACTGGGCGCACGATACGCGTCGGTGGTGACACGCGACGGTAAGGAATACCTGATCCCGAACGAGGATCTGATCACGGGGCAGGTGGTCAACTGGTCGCATTCGGATGATTTTGTACGGCTGGATATCCATTTTGGCACGGCGTACGGTGATGATCCGCATCAGGTGCGCAAGCTGGCCATCGCAGCGGCAAGCGGCGTTGATCGGGTGCTGACGTTCAAGCCGCCGGTCTGTCATATCGTGGGGTTCGGAGATAGCAGCGTGGATTATATCCTGCGCTTCTGGATCAAGGACCCGACCGGCGGGCTGACCAACATTCGCGGCAATGTGTTTCTGGCGTTGTGGGATGCGTTTCAGGAAAACGAGATTTCGATTCCCTTCCCCCAGCGCGAGGTTTTGATGTTGGAAGACAGCAAGCTTTCGGTGCGCAACAAGACGGGTGCGGATTGA
- a CDS encoding GumC family protein, with protein sequence MVGFLVTPAQPLDRTSFETNGQDEIDLSQLARTLWRGKLLIILSAVVCLLIGIWYAYFQAVPVYTSKAIVALESRQEQVVDIESVVTGLSGDQATINTEVEVIRSRGLIEKLVLELDLLADPEFNASLRPKSNFSIGAAVGFIRGMLGSPVEERVTDPRGELDAVIDNVLKSISIANVRQSYVFSITAITQHPTKSAKIANTLANLYILEQLETKFNATQQATSWLTDRVAELQIQLEKSEAEVKDFNASAQLVSPEALTGLNRQIKDLRDRLRETTAVKEAADARLAELKAIAQSDDVEAIANAVNDPTLNRVLQLMQASGDSNPDRSAFDARLNQVLTRAELEATRSSSQIDALQNSIAEQERQIEDQSSDLVQLQQLQREAEASRLIYEFFLNRLKETSVQAGIQQADSRVLSDAVVPLSPSAPRKSLILALSMMLGLMAGSGFVLLREFAQNTFREASELESRTGYTVIGQVPSIPARRRKNVLKYLTDKPTSAAAEAIRNLRTSVLLSNIDNPPQIIMSTSSIPGEGKTTQSLALTQNLTGLGKRVLLIEGDIRRRVFSQYFDIADQPGLVSVLSGNSQLSESAIRIDELGADVLLGEKAKTNAADIFSSERFAEFLNHARELYDYIIIDTPPVLAVPDARIIGKSVDAVIYTVKWDSTSHRQVREGIRAFEDVNVRIAGLVLGQISSRGMKRYGYGDSYGAYSAYYDN encoded by the coding sequence ATGGTAGGTTTTCTAGTGACGCCAGCTCAACCCCTCGACCGCACGTCCTTTGAAACCAATGGTCAGGATGAAATTGACCTCAGCCAACTGGCGCGAACCCTGTGGCGTGGAAAACTACTGATTATTTTGAGCGCCGTCGTTTGTCTTCTGATCGGCATTTGGTACGCATATTTTCAGGCGGTTCCTGTCTATACATCGAAGGCTATCGTCGCGCTTGAAAGCCGTCAGGAACAGGTGGTGGACATCGAAAGCGTGGTGACGGGACTGTCCGGGGATCAGGCAACGATTAACACAGAAGTTGAAGTTATCCGTTCACGGGGGCTCATCGAAAAGTTGGTGCTGGAACTGGACCTTTTGGCAGATCCCGAATTCAATGCCAGCCTCAGACCCAAATCAAACTTCTCGATTGGTGCCGCAGTCGGTTTCATTCGCGGTATGCTCGGCAGCCCGGTTGAGGAGCGCGTGACAGATCCGCGCGGCGAACTTGATGCGGTCATCGACAATGTCTTGAAATCCATATCAATCGCCAATGTCCGGCAAAGCTATGTGTTCAGCATTACAGCCATCACTCAGCATCCGACAAAATCTGCCAAGATCGCGAATACCCTCGCCAATCTGTACATCCTTGAACAGCTGGAAACAAAATTCAACGCCACCCAACAGGCGACAAGCTGGCTGACGGACCGTGTCGCAGAATTGCAAATCCAGCTGGAAAAATCCGAAGCAGAGGTGAAAGATTTCAACGCCAGTGCGCAATTGGTTAGTCCTGAGGCGCTAACCGGTTTGAACCGCCAGATCAAAGATCTGCGCGACAGGCTGCGTGAAACCACCGCCGTCAAAGAAGCCGCTGATGCCCGTCTTGCCGAACTGAAAGCCATCGCCCAAAGTGATGACGTTGAAGCCATCGCAAACGCTGTTAATGATCCCACGCTCAATCGTGTGTTGCAACTGATGCAAGCCAGCGGCGACAGCAATCCCGACCGCTCCGCTTTTGACGCACGACTAAACCAGGTCCTGACCCGGGCCGAGCTTGAGGCAACCCGCAGCAGCAGCCAGATCGATGCCCTGCAAAACAGCATTGCGGAACAGGAACGGCAGATCGAAGACCAATCTTCTGACCTTGTACAGCTTCAACAACTTCAGCGCGAAGCCGAAGCCAGCCGTCTGATCTATGAATTCTTCCTGAACCGGCTCAAGGAAACCAGCGTTCAGGCCGGCATCCAGCAGGCAGATAGCCGCGTCCTTTCGGATGCGGTTGTTCCTTTGTCCCCCTCCGCCCCCCGCAAATCCCTGATCCTCGCCTTGTCGATGATGCTGGGACTTATGGCCGGTTCGGGCTTTGTGTTGCTACGTGAATTTGCACAGAACACCTTCCGTGAAGCGTCGGAACTGGAAAGCCGCACAGGGTATACCGTCATCGGACAGGTGCCATCAATTCCGGCGCGTCGTCGCAAGAACGTACTTAAATACCTCACGGACAAACCGACCTCGGCTGCGGCAGAAGCAATCCGTAACCTGCGGACCTCGGTGCTGTTGTCAAACATCGACAATCCGCCCCAGATCATCATGTCTACCTCTTCCATCCCCGGTGAAGGTAAAACAACACAATCCCTCGCGCTGACGCAGAACCTTACCGGATTAGGTAAACGCGTACTGCTGATCGAAGGGGACATTCGCCGCCGTGTTTTCAGCCAGTATTTCGACATCGCAGATCAACCCGGTTTAGTCTCTGTCCTGTCCGGCAACTCCCAGCTGTCAGAAAGCGCGATCCGCATTGACGAATTGGGGGCCGACGTATTGCTTGGGGAGAAGGCCAAGACAAACGCCGCGGATATTTTCTCGTCCGAGCGCTTCGCAGAATTCCTGAACCATGCACGAGAGCTATACGATTATATTATCATCGACACCCCACCTGTTCTGGCCGTTCCAGACGCGCGGATTATCGGGAAATCGGTCGATGCCGTGATCTACACTGTCAAATGGGACAGCACATCACACCGTCAGGTACGCGAAGGGATCAGAGCCTTCGAAGACGTCAATGTCCGCATCGCCGGTCTGGTCCTTGGACAGATCAGTTCCCGTGGTATGAAGCGTTACGGGTATGGCGACAGCTACGGCGCATACAGCGCCTATTATGACAACTAA
- a CDS encoding DUF2945 domain-containing protein — protein sequence MSYREGTKVEWNWGNGTGTGKIVKKYTRKITLEISGTEVTRDASEDEPAYKIEQDDGSEVLKSGSELSKAS from the coding sequence ATGTCATATCGCGAAGGCACGAAAGTTGAATGGAACTGGGGTAACGGCACCGGTACGGGTAAGATCGTGAAGAAATATACCCGAAAAATTACGCTGGAAATCTCGGGCACCGAAGTAACCCGAGATGCCAGTGAAGACGAACCGGCCTATAAGATCGAACAAGATGACGGCAGCGAAGTGCTGAAATCCGGCAGCGAGTTGTCCAAGGCCAGCTAA
- a CDS encoding endonuclease/exonuclease/phosphatase family protein, translating into MIALCLCLLSSISAADTLRVATYNTELSRKGPGLLLRDLAARKDPQLLAALTVIANAKADVIALQGIDYDLQNLALAALADTLGYPHFFAAPPNAGLMTPLDLDDNGRLGEAADAQGYGRFFGQGSMAILSQHPILTDEVQDFSTLLWRDLPMALLPQADGKPFPSAEAHAIQRLSSHGHWAVPIQHPTMGRVTILTYHATPPVFDGPEDRNGKRNHDETAFWSRYLDGAFGTVPEDRFVLMGDANLDPNTGDGIGRAIDSLLSDPRLQDPLPMQPTVTFSQTGPMRVDYVLPSADWRITAGQVTPAIPDASRHSLVWVDLAR; encoded by the coding sequence CTGATTGCGCTTTGCCTTTGCTTGCTTTCATCAATATCTGCAGCCGACACCCTACGCGTCGCGACATATAACACAGAGCTGTCGCGCAAGGGGCCTGGCCTGTTATTGCGCGACCTCGCGGCCCGCAAAGACCCCCAACTTCTGGCTGCACTGACTGTGATCGCCAACGCCAAAGCAGATGTCATTGCCCTGCAAGGCATCGATTATGATCTGCAAAACCTCGCGCTTGCTGCTTTGGCCGACACGCTGGGCTACCCCCATTTCTTTGCAGCGCCGCCCAATGCCGGCCTGATGACCCCGCTTGATCTGGATGACAACGGCCGCTTGGGCGAAGCCGCAGATGCACAGGGCTATGGCCGGTTCTTCGGTCAGGGCAGCATGGCGATACTGTCGCAACACCCGATCCTTACCGATGAGGTACAGGATTTCTCGACGCTGTTGTGGCGCGATCTGCCCATGGCCCTATTGCCGCAAGCCGATGGCAAACCCTTTCCAAGCGCCGAAGCACACGCAATCCAGCGCCTGTCGTCCCATGGGCATTGGGCGGTCCCTATCCAGCATCCGACCATGGGCCGCGTCACGATCCTGACCTATCATGCTACCCCACCCGTCTTTGACGGACCGGAGGATCGCAACGGCAAGCGCAACCATGATGAAACAGCGTTCTGGAGCCGCTATCTTGATGGTGCCTTCGGCACAGTGCCAGAAGACAGGTTTGTACTGATGGGGGATGCGAACCTTGATCCGAACACCGGTGACGGGATCGGACGTGCGATCGACAGCCTGCTTTCCGATCCCCGCCTACAGGACCCTTTGCCGATGCAGCCTACGGTGACCTTTAGCCAAACCGGACCGATGCGCGTGGATTATGTTTTGCCCTCCGCCGACTGGCGCATTACAGCGGGGCAGGTCACCCCGGCGATCCCGGATGCCAGCCGCCATTCATTGGTCTGGGTTGACCTTGCGCGCTAG
- the rsfS gene encoding ribosome silencing factor gives MKNPSAGGKAARPKEDNVLSLHTDASVHAKPGAPLMARTSDMTTSNAVLAAILESLEEDKAEDIVQIDLRGKTEIGDHMIICSGRSTRQVSAISEKLAQKVKDDFGRSPKIEGKDIGDWVLIDTGDVIVHVFRPEVREFYQLEKMWMDGGEVASPQN, from the coding sequence ATGAAAAACCCCAGCGCCGGGGGCAAGGCGGCGCGCCCAAAGGAGGACAATGTCCTGTCACTACATACTGACGCATCCGTGCATGCGAAACCGGGGGCACCGCTGATGGCGCGTACCTCTGACATGACAACAAGCAATGCTGTGTTGGCCGCCATCCTCGAGTCTCTTGAAGAAGACAAAGCCGAAGACATCGTGCAGATTGATCTGCGCGGCAAAACCGAGATTGGCGATCACATGATCATCTGCTCGGGCCGTTCGACCCGTCAGGTTTCAGCGATCTCGGAAAAGCTGGCACAGAAGGTCAAAGATGATTTCGGTCGTTCGCCGAAGATCGAAGGCAAAGATATCGGCGACTGGGTCCTGATCGACACAGGCGACGTGATTGTACATGTTTTCCGCCCTGAAGTACGCGAGTTCTATCAGCTGGAAAAGATGTGGATGGACGGCGGCGAAGTCGCATCCCCGCAAAACTGA
- a CDS encoding polysaccharide biosynthesis protein, with protein MRFVPVPFLKLHTLSRRVKRAIFLSVDSLLVPLSLYFAFALRYGTAQPFSYLASSWVLFPILSIIGVILALGVRLDRIKLNAFESRAMTRIALVSMALAMSAIVLSYLLGLNAPRSVPLLFGVIFCVLAVFARLGGLAFLNWLAEHGSDHTRVAIYGAGAAGIQLASALRQAQEARPVFFVDDNPSLQGLMIAGLPVFAPDALKTQLVRAGIEQILLAVPSLSKVRRAEIVETLKGYEAEVKVLPSYIELMSGKGLVESLMPVSPDQLLGRDKVVLDTPEIAKSYAGRVVMVTGAGGSIGSELCRQLIHCKPTRIILFEQSEYQLYQIDQEMQAEADGRNITVVARLGSVTNSPRVENVIAEEGVDIILHAAAYKHVPLVEENELEGARNNVLGTQVVASAAAKAKLERFILVSTDKAVRPTNIMGATKRLSELVVQDIQTRSAVTKFAMVRFGNVLGSSGSVLPLFQRQIAKGGPVTVTHKDVTRFFMTIPEAARLVLLAGAYAEGGDVFVLDMGQPQKIIDIAHQMIALSGRKVKDPVTGEGDIAIEITGLRPGEKLYEELLIDNDSLLGTPHPKILRAEETMLSELEVASMLREIQGSLAANDVSKLRDIIVQRVEGYHRQIDDHAIG; from the coding sequence TTGAGATTCGTACCAGTGCCCTTTCTGAAACTACATACGCTGTCGCGGCGGGTGAAACGCGCCATTTTTCTGTCCGTGGACAGTCTCCTCGTTCCTTTAAGCCTCTATTTTGCTTTCGCTTTGCGTTACGGCACTGCGCAACCGTTTTCCTATTTGGCCTCCAGTTGGGTCTTGTTCCCGATCTTATCAATCATCGGCGTTATTCTGGCGCTTGGCGTGCGGCTTGACCGGATCAAGCTGAATGCGTTCGAAAGCAGGGCAATGACGCGCATTGCTCTTGTTTCGATGGCCTTAGCGATGAGTGCGATTGTGCTGAGCTATTTGCTTGGTCTGAATGCCCCTCGTTCAGTGCCGCTTTTGTTTGGCGTCATCTTTTGTGTGCTGGCGGTATTCGCGCGGCTTGGCGGGCTGGCTTTCCTGAACTGGCTTGCCGAGCATGGAAGTGACCACACAAGGGTCGCGATTTACGGCGCTGGCGCTGCCGGCATTCAGCTGGCCTCGGCTTTGCGTCAGGCGCAGGAAGCGCGGCCTGTATTTTTTGTTGATGACAACCCAAGCTTGCAGGGGTTGATGATTGCCGGATTGCCAGTTTTTGCGCCTGATGCCCTCAAAACGCAATTGGTGCGGGCGGGCATTGAACAAATCCTGCTTGCGGTCCCTTCCTTGTCAAAGGTGCGGCGCGCCGAAATCGTTGAAACGCTGAAAGGGTATGAGGCTGAGGTCAAAGTCCTGCCGTCCTATATCGAGCTGATGTCGGGCAAGGGGCTTGTCGAGAGTCTTATGCCGGTGTCACCGGACCAGCTTTTGGGGCGGGACAAGGTTGTTCTAGACACGCCGGAAATCGCCAAAAGCTATGCCGGTCGGGTGGTTATGGTGACCGGGGCGGGGGGCTCGATCGGATCAGAGCTTTGTCGGCAATTGATCCACTGCAAACCGACGCGGATTATTCTGTTCGAACAAAGCGAATACCAGCTTTACCAGATTGATCAGGAAATGCAGGCGGAGGCGGACGGACGAAACATTACGGTCGTTGCGCGTCTGGGGTCGGTAACCAATAGCCCGAGGGTCGAAAATGTAATTGCCGAGGAAGGCGTAGATATCATCCTGCACGCGGCTGCTTACAAACATGTGCCTTTGGTCGAGGAAAACGAGTTGGAGGGCGCGCGTAACAACGTTTTGGGGACACAGGTCGTTGCCTCGGCGGCAGCAAAGGCCAAACTTGAGCGCTTTATTCTGGTATCGACCGACAAGGCGGTGCGCCCGACCAATATTATGGGGGCAACGAAGCGGCTTTCTGAATTAGTGGTTCAGGACATCCAGACCCGCAGCGCGGTGACAAAATTTGCCATGGTGCGTTTTGGCAATGTGCTTGGATCCTCAGGGTCCGTGCTGCCGCTATTCCAGCGCCAAATTGCCAAGGGTGGTCCGGTGACGGTAACGCACAAGGATGTTACGCGGTTCTTTATGACCATCCCTGAGGCGGCGCGTTTGGTGTTGCTGGCCGGTGCCTATGCAGAGGGGGGCGACGTGTTTGTCCTCGATATGGGGCAACCGCAGAAAATTATCGACATCGCGCATCAGATGATTGCCCTTTCGGGGCGCAAAGTGAAGGATCCGGTGACGGGTGAGGGTGATATCGCAATAGAAATCACCGGCTTGCGGCCAGGAGAGAAACTTTACGAAGAGTTGCTGATTGATAACGACAGCTTGCTCGGAACGCCCCATCCTAAAATTTTGCGAGCAGAAGAGACGATGCTGAGTGAGCTTGAAGTTGCGTCGATGTTGCGTGAAATACAGGGGTCGCTTGCGGCCAACGACGTTAGCAAATTGCGCGATATCATCGTGCAGCGCGTTGAAGGATATCATCGGCAAATTGACGATCACGCAATTGGTTGA
- the leuD gene encoding 3-isopropylmalate dehydratase small subunit yields the protein MNKFDKLTGIAAPMPLINIDTDMIIPKQFLKTIKRSGLGVNLFDEMRYDDDRNEIPDFVLNKPQYREAQILVAGDNFGCGSSREHAPWAIADFGITCVIAPSYADIFYNNCFKNGILPITLPQEQVDVLMKDAEKGANARMDIDLEAQTVTTSDGEVFSFELDSFKKHCLMNGLDDIGLTMEKAASIDAFEATASQSRPWV from the coding sequence ATGAACAAATTCGACAAACTCACCGGCATCGCAGCACCTATGCCCCTGATCAACATCGACACAGATATGATCATTCCCAAGCAGTTCCTCAAAACCATCAAGCGCTCCGGCCTTGGGGTGAACCTGTTTGACGAGATGCGCTATGACGACGACCGCAACGAGATCCCTGACTTCGTGTTGAACAAACCGCAGTACCGCGAAGCGCAGATTCTTGTGGCTGGCGACAACTTCGGCTGTGGTTCCTCGCGCGAACACGCCCCTTGGGCCATCGCTGATTTTGGCATCACCTGCGTCATCGCACCCAGCTATGCCGACATCTTCTATAACAACTGCTTCAAGAACGGCATCTTGCCCATCACCTTGCCGCAGGAACAGGTCGACGTACTGATGAAGGACGCCGAAAAAGGGGCCAACGCGCGGATGGACATCGATCTTGAAGCGCAGACCGTCACTACCTCCGATGGCGAAGTGTTTTCCTTCGAACTCGATTCCTTCAAAAAGCATTGTCTGATGAACGGGTTGGATGACATCGGCCTGACAATGGAAAAAGCGGCCTCCATTGACGCGTTTGAAGCGACTGCATCCCAAAGCCGTCCTTGGGTGTAA
- the rlmH gene encoding 23S rRNA (pseudouridine(1915)-N(3))-methyltransferase RlmH — protein MKVHICAVGRLRAGPEKDLIDDYLTRFDRTGRALGLGPARVVEVEDKKGGGMAAEAALLERALPAGALICALDERGKIETSPEFANRLGGWRDMGRSDVAFVIGGADGIAPDLRARVDYKLSFGKMVWPHMLVRVMLSEQLYRAASILAGGPYHRV, from the coding sequence ATGAAAGTTCACATTTGCGCGGTTGGCCGCCTTCGGGCGGGCCCTGAAAAAGACCTTATCGACGATTATCTGACACGTTTCGACAGAACGGGGCGGGCTTTGGGCCTTGGCCCCGCGCGTGTCGTTGAAGTTGAGGACAAAAAGGGCGGGGGCATGGCGGCGGAGGCCGCGTTGCTGGAACGCGCCCTGCCTGCCGGCGCGCTGATCTGTGCGCTGGATGAACGCGGCAAGATCGAAACATCGCCCGAATTTGCGAACCGTCTGGGCGGATGGCGCGACATGGGGCGCAGCGATGTGGCTTTTGTGATTGGTGGCGCGGATGGTATCGCCCCTGATTTGCGGGCCCGCGTGGATTACAAGCTGTCGTTTGGCAAAATGGTCTGGCCGCATATGCTGGTGCGGGTGATGCTGTCCGAACAGTTGTATCGCGCCGCATCAATTTTGGCCGGTGGGCCCTATCATCGGGTTTAG
- the leuC gene encoding 3-isopropylmalate dehydratase large subunit, with amino-acid sequence MSPKTLYDKIWDAHLAHEAEDGTCLLYIDRHLVHEVTSPQAFEGLRMTNRTVRAPDKTIAVPDHNVPTTLDRANAATMTEDSRIQVEALDKNAKDFGIHYYPVSDVRQGIVHIVGPEQGWTLPGMTVVCGDSHTATHGAFGALAHGIGTSEVEHVLATQTLIQKKSKNMKVEITGKLRPGVTAKDITMSVIGVTGTAGGTGFVIEYCGEAIRDLSMEGRMTVCNMAIEGGARAGLIAPDEKTYEYCMGRPHAPKGAQWEAALDWWKTLYSDDDAAWDEVITIKGEDIAPVVTWGTSPEDVLPITANVPSASDFKGGKVEAAQRSLEYMGLTSGTPLSDVEIDTVFIGSCTNGRIEDLRAAAAILKGKKKKDGIRAMVVPGSGLVRAQAEEEGLADIFIEAGFEWRLAGCSMCLAMNPDQLSAGERCAATSNRNFEGRQGRGGRTHLMSPAMAAAAAVTGKLTDVRDLM; translated from the coding sequence ATGTCCCCCAAAACGCTTTACGATAAAATCTGGGATGCGCATCTCGCGCATGAAGCCGAAGACGGCACCTGCCTTTTGTACATCGACCGCCATCTGGTGCACGAAGTGACCAGCCCGCAGGCCTTTGAAGGTCTGCGCATGACGAACCGCACAGTGCGTGCGCCGGACAAAACAATTGCCGTGCCGGATCACAACGTGCCGACCACGCTGGACCGCGCCAATGCCGCGACCATGACCGAAGACAGCCGCATTCAGGTCGAAGCACTCGACAAGAACGCCAAGGATTTCGGCATCCACTACTATCCTGTGTCCGATGTCCGTCAGGGCATTGTGCACATCGTTGGCCCTGAACAGGGCTGGACATTGCCGGGCATGACAGTGGTTTGCGGCGACAGCCATACCGCGACCCACGGCGCATTCGGCGCGCTGGCCCACGGCATCGGCACATCCGAAGTCGAGCACGTTCTGGCCACGCAAACGCTGATCCAGAAGAAATCCAAAAACATGAAGGTCGAGATCACCGGCAAACTGCGCCCCGGTGTCACAGCCAAGGACATCACCATGTCCGTGATCGGCGTGACCGGCACGGCGGGCGGCACCGGCTTTGTCATCGAATATTGCGGCGAAGCGATCCGCGATCTGTCGATGGAAGGGCGCATGACCGTCTGTAACATGGCGATTGAAGGCGGCGCACGCGCAGGCCTGATCGCACCTGACGAAAAGACATATGAATACTGCATGGGCCGCCCCCACGCGCCGAAAGGTGCCCAGTGGGAAGCTGCATTGGACTGGTGGAAAACCCTCTATTCCGACGACGATGCCGCTTGGGACGAAGTGATCACAATCAAGGGCGAAGACATCGCACCTGTTGTGACCTGGGGCACCTCACCCGAGGACGTGCTGCCAATTACCGCAAACGTCCCGTCTGCCTCCGACTTCAAAGGAGGCAAGGTTGAAGCGGCGCAGCGTTCGCTTGAGTATATGGGCCTGACATCGGGCACACCTTTGTCCGACGTCGAAATCGACACCGTATTCATCGGCTCTTGCACAAACGGTCGCATCGAAGATCTGCGCGCAGCCGCAGCAATCCTGAAGGGCAAAAAGAAAAAGGACGGCATTCGCGCGATGGTCGTCCCTGGTTCCGGCCTTGTCCGGGCACAAGCCGAAGAAGAAGGTCTTGCAGACATCTTTATCGAAGCAGGTTTCGAATGGCGCCTTGCAGGCTGTTCCATGTGTCTGGCGATGAACCCCGACCAATTGTCAGCGGGCGAGCGCTGTGCCGCGACCTCCAACCGCAATTTCGAGGGCCGTCAGGGTCGGGGCGGACGCACCCACCTGATGTCACCCGCGATGGCGGCAGCGGCAGCGGTCACCGGTAAACTCACGGACGTGCGGGACTTGATGTGA
- the hemF gene encoding oxygen-dependent coproporphyrinogen oxidase, whose amino-acid sequence MTDTFDTQKQQASDWFRQLRDEIVSAFHALEDRHVSDAPAGRMEVRKTTRTADDGSDAGGGEMSVMRGGRVFEKVGVNISTVYGTLGERAQTAMAARKGIPGMKDDPRFWASGISLVAHMQNPHSPAVHMNTRMFWTPHAWWFGGGADLNPCIEYDEDTAHFHSKMQAACDPHGATLYSELKKWADEYFYIPHRKRARGVGGIFYDDRNTGDWDADFQLTQDVGKAFLPAFLPLIDKRRDTPWDEVDKDTQLRHRGLYAEYNLVYDRGTKFGLETGHDPDAVLMSLPPMAKWY is encoded by the coding sequence ATGACCGACACTTTTGACACCCAAAAACAACAAGCATCCGACTGGTTCCGCCAATTGCGCGACGAGATCGTGAGCGCGTTTCATGCCCTGGAAGACCGCCATGTTTCAGACGCACCGGCGGGACGGATGGAAGTGCGCAAAACCACGCGCACCGCTGATGACGGCTCCGACGCTGGTGGTGGCGAGATGAGCGTGATGCGCGGCGGGCGCGTGTTCGAAAAAGTCGGCGTCAACATCTCGACGGTTTACGGCACGCTGGGCGAACGCGCCCAAACCGCGATGGCCGCGCGAAAAGGCATTCCCGGCATGAAGGACGACCCACGGTTCTGGGCCTCCGGCATCTCTTTGGTCGCTCACATGCAAAATCCGCATTCTCCAGCCGTCCACATGAACACACGCATGTTCTGGACACCCCATGCATGGTGGTTCGGCGGCGGCGCTGACCTGAACCCCTGCATCGAATATGACGAAGATACCGCCCACTTTCACAGCAAAATGCAGGCGGCTTGCGACCCTCACGGTGCCACGCTTTATTCTGAATTGAAAAAATGGGCAGATGAGTATTTTTACATCCCCCACCGCAAACGCGCACGGGGTGTGGGCGGCATTTTCTATGATGACCGCAACACCGGTGATTGGGACGCAGATTTCCAACTGACCCAAGACGTCGGCAAAGCATTCCTGCCTGCCTTCCTGCCGTTGATTGACAAACGCCGTGACACCCCATGGGACGAGGTCGACAAAGACACGCAGCTGCGCCATCGCGGGCTCTACGCTGAATATAACCTTGTTTATGATCGGGGCACCAAATTTGGTCTTGAAACCGGTCACGACCCCGACGCGGTTTTGATGAGCCTGCCGCCGATGGCGAAGTGGTATTAA